The DNA sequence TTTCCTCTTTTTGATCTTCCCAGCCACTGATCGTAATGCGGAGCGTATCTTTTTGTTTCCCGGTATTGCTGTAAAAACGGTTGGGAATAGGTTCGCTGACGACACCTCCTTCTACCGTAGACCAAGAACCGCGCGTGATTTTGAATTCAAAATCCGGCATGGGTGTGAGAAAGTTGTATTGCCAGCGTCCGTTGGTGAGTTTTTGGAAACGGAAATTCTGGTCTTTGGGATTCCAATCGTTGAAGCTACCTGCGAGATAAATGCTATCGGCTTGTGGTGTGTAATCCGGTAGTTGCTTGATGATAACGGTCAGTTGTGCCACCACGGTGAGAGGCAGCAAGCAGAGACCGAAAACCACAATGATGGCAAGTTTTTTGCGCATACTACAAGATTGCTTTCTCAGAAAATATCCGACTATGGCAAATATAAACTGATTTCAAGGACTTGGGTAAACTCAACTCAAAAAGGCAAACAAGAGTTGTACAAAAAGGATTTTTGTAATTAAGACGATGGGCAGAATTAAGGTATACCCCAGGGTGGGTAATTTATTGCCCGCCTGGTGAAGCGCGTGTTCCAGGATAGCGGGCTGAGTAGCTACCATTCCGGTAAGTAAACCAAAAGGAATTTTTAGCCAGCGATAGCCTAACCAGAGCGTGATAAAAGCGGTGGCAGTAGCAATAATGGTTCCCGCGAGAAAAAGCCAACCACCTCCACCCGCTAAGATGGTGTTGAGGAAGGTATGACCAGATCGTATGCCGATACTAGCCAACAATAAGATAAGGCCGAGCTGTCGCAAGACCAGGTTGGCACCAAAAGGTAGGGTCCAAACAATGGGCCCTGTACGCCGCAGGGCTCCCAGTATCAAAGCAACAATCAGTGGCCCACCCGCAAAACCCAGGTTGAAAGAAACACCTCCGGGGAGGGTGAACGTGACCATGCCCAGCAACAAACCAAGGGCCATGCCAGAGCCAAAGGATAATAGGTTGATGTGGTTGAGGGCTTCGTAGCTGTTGCCAAATAGTTTTTTCAGCTCATCAAAATCTGAACGACGGGCAACGAGCAATACGCGGTCTCCCAGTTCCAATACGGTATTGCCGCTGGCCAGCAGGTCTACATCGCCGCGTTGAACCCTGGTAATAATGGTGGAGAATTTTTCGGTGAGGTTGAGCGAGGCAATTTTTTCGCCAGCAATTTTGGGGTTGGAGACAAACAAGCGGCGAACATCATAAGAGCTGCGGTCATAAGAGAGCTCTTTGACATCGGTTCGGCCTAGGAGAAGGGTCGCTTCATCAATGACTTTGGTATTGCCAACGAGGACGATGCGATCGCCCAACTGGAGGCGGGTGTCCATATTAGGAAGCTCGTCAATTCCGCTACGTTGCATCCGACCGAAGACCAACTGGCGTTTGAAATGCTGAAAAATGGCGCGGATGGTTTTATCTTCCATCGCCGGGTTGGTGATGACGATGGTTCTTCTGGTGATGTTTTCACTGGAAAAAAGGTCGCCTGCTTGTTGGGCTGCTTCCTGCTGGTAGTTGATTTTTAGCCACTTCTGCATGATATTGATCGCAAACATTACACCAAGGACGCCCATGGGGTAGGAGAGGGAATAGCCCACAACTGCGGCGTTGGCCATCGCCTCTTGTAGTTCGGCAGGTTGCGAAAGTTGGATCAGATCCAGCAAACCAGCTAGTGATGCCGTATTGGTGGAGCTTCCGGCAAGCAACCCGGCAGCCGTAGCAGCATCGAGATCAAAGAGGTAATACATACCAACCGTGATCAGGGCAGAAAGCCCTAGCATGACGATGATGAAGGCAAAATTACGTAGCCCCTGTGCCCGAAAGGTAGAAAAGAAACTGGGGCCACTACTAAGCCCAATGGTATAAACAAACATAGAAAGCCCCAAAACGATGATGATGTCGGGTACTGCCAACCCCGGATCTATAGCACCAAAGGCCAGGCCCGCAAAGAGTACCGCTGCTACCCCAAGCTTGGCGCCACGGATAGGGATATTGCCGATCCAGTAGCCAATCGCAGAGACCACAAAAAGTAATAATACCGGTGAAGATTTGAACGCTTCAATCATGGGGCAAAGGTAGCTTTTTTTGGAACCACCTCGGCGAGGATTTTTTCTAAGAAGACTTCCCCTGCACCTTGATTTGAACCATACGAGGGATTATCAGGACATATGATTTTTACTAGTATTGGTTCAAAGAGAAACTGTTTGCTGCTATTTATCCAAGAAACGCCGGGTGTAACGATACGCTCGCCAGTGGGTGAGTGCTTCGCCGAGCCCCAGGATGAGCAGCCCTCCGATAAAGATGAGATTGCGGCTGAGTTCAACGGGTGCTGTATACATATCGTAAAAGCTACGAATAACGAGGACTTCGATCAGGATGATAAGCGCGGAAAGACCAAACAGGAGGATGGCAATGGCGCGGGTAAGCGTACTGATGGAGGTGTTTTGCTGGCGCAAGGTTTTCTGTAACAAGAGGGGAGCCAAGGCATGTTTGGGGTTGATGCGCAGGAGTTCCCGGACAACGTGCTCTGCTTTGGCGGGTTCGATGACTTGTATGAAGGCCGCGGCTTTGCGGAAAAGCAACTGTTCGAAGAGTTGCTGCTTGAAAGCTTCTTCTTTGTGGAATGATTCGTCGAGGGAGACCAGGATAGCCTGATCAACGACGACTAAAAATTGGCGGTAGGCACCGACCTCAAAGAGGGCATTGGTGAACGCAAAAAGTAGTTCGTAGTGCTGGTCGTCATCGAGTTTGGCAATCTGTGCTTCCCATTGCTCGTAAAAGCGAATAATAGCGTGGTAATTCTTTGGCTCGATGGCCAAAAAATCACGGTATAAACGCGTATAGATGGTAGGACGGATCTGCATGTTGAAAGTGTTACCTCTTTAATAACAAAAATGAGGAATTGTTCAGGGATTTTAGAGGAAGTAGGGTGTTTTTGTGCTCATTCCGACACCTCGGAATTCGCGTTGGTACTCATTCCGAAGTATCGGAACTCATATCCCCGCAAGCGAAGCGCGCACTTTCGTGGGTAAAAAGAGCCTATTTTGAGTACCCAAAAACACCCCCTCTAAAATTTTTGTGCGATATTTTGACTGTTTTTCAGTGACTTACGAGAGGGAGGTAGTGATTTTTTTTGGCGAAAGCTTCTTTTTTGTGATAAAGGGTATTACCTTTGCACGGCTTTTGAAAGAGGAGTTATGTACTTAACATAGAGTAAGGGATAGCGAAGGCTCGAAAAAAGCCCAATATTTAACAACAATAAAGTCATTTATAGTGAACACATTAAGCTATAAAACACAGCCGGCTAAGCCTTCAACGGTAGATCGTAAGTGGCACATCATCGACGCAGAAGGGATGATTGTAGGCCGTATGGCTACGACGATTGCCTCCGTACTGCGTGGTAAGCATAAGCCTGATTTCACGCCGCATTTCGACAATGGGGATTACGTGATTGTAATCAACGCGGACAAGGTTCGTTTTACTGGCCTGAAAATGGATCAGAAGATTTACCTACGCCACACGGGTTACCCAGGTGGTCAGCGTGCTACCAAAGCGAAGGAGCTATTGGTGAAGAAGCCAATTGCGATTGTGGAAACTGCCGTACGTGGTATGTTGCCTAAGACCAAGCTAGGTCGTGCGCAATACAAGAAACTGTTCGTTTACGCTGGTGCTGAGCATCCACATGCAGCACAGAAGCCACAAGCGCTCGAACTTTAAATAATAGAACGTAAATTTTCTACGATAATATGGAAATGATCAATACGATCGGAAGAAGAAAAGCTGCTGTAGCCCGCATTTATTTGACGCAGGGTACTGGCAACGTTACCATCAATGGTAAGACTTTGACCGAATACTTTCCCCAGTCTCACATCCAACACAAAGTGCTTGATCCATTCAGCACCGTTGAGATTGATAGCAAGATCTACGATATCAAAGTAAACGTAGACGGTGGTGGTTACAAAGGACAAGCTGAGGCTATCCGGATGGCAATTGCCCGGGCATTGGTGAAGCTTAACGAAGACTTCCGCAAGGCACTCAAGGACCAGAAGTTCCTGATGCGTGATGCGCGTATTGTAGAACGTAAGAAATACGGTAAGCCTAAGGCCCGTAAGAGCTTCCAGTTCTCTAAGCGTTAATATTTGGTGTTTTGGGAAACGATTGTTGTCGTTTTTCAGAAAACTAAAATGATTAGATGATGAATGCTGGCCACGGCCTTTGAGCTAGGCAAGCGTTCAAATAAATCAAAAATTAATAATGGAAAAGCCTAATTATAAAGAGTTGCTCGCATCCGGTGTACACTTCGGGCACCTCAAGAAGAAGTGGAATCCTAAGATGTCTCCCTATATCTTCGCGGAACGCAAAGGAATTCACCTAATTGATTTGAACCGTACCCTGGAGTGTTTGGAGCGTGCTGGACAAGCTGCTCGCCAGATGGCCAGAGCGGGTAAGAAAGTATTATTCGTAGCCACAAAGAAGCAAGCGCGCGAGATTGTTGCTGATGCAGCACGTAGCGTAGATATGCCTTTCGTAACCGATCGTTGGTTGGGAGGTATGATGACCAACTTTGCTACCATTCGTCGTTCTGTACGTAAAATGCAGAACATCGAGCGGATGTTGGCGGATGGTTCTTTGAGCAGCATTACGAAGAAGGAGCGCCTGACGCTGACGCGCGAACACGCTAAATTGGACAAGGTACTAGGTGGTATTGCCAACCTGAACCGTACGCCTTCAGCGATGTTTATCGTAGATATTCACCACGAGCACATTGCCATTGCGGAAGCTCACAAATTAGGAGTACGTACGATTGGTATCGTTGATACCAACTCTGATCCTAACCAGGTGGATTACCCAATTCCAGGGAATGATGATGCCTCTAAGTCGATTGCTATTATTACCAACTACATCACGGAAATGATCAAGTTGGGCCAGCAAGAGCGTAAGTCTGAAAAGGCAGAGAAAGAGAAAGCCT is a window from the Lewinella sp. LCG006 genome containing:
- the rplM gene encoding 50S ribosomal protein L13, which translates into the protein MNTLSYKTQPAKPSTVDRKWHIIDAEGMIVGRMATTIASVLRGKHKPDFTPHFDNGDYVIVINADKVRFTGLKMDQKIYLRHTGYPGGQRATKAKELLVKKPIAIVETAVRGMLPKTKLGRAQYKKLFVYAGAEHPHAAQKPQALEL
- a CDS encoding aspartate:alanine exchanger family transporter, with translation MIEAFKSSPVLLLFVVSAIGYWIGNIPIRGAKLGVAAVLFAGLAFGAIDPGLAVPDIIIVLGLSMFVYTIGLSSGPSFFSTFRAQGLRNFAFIIVMLGLSALITVGMYYLFDLDAATAAGLLAGSSTNTASLAGLLDLIQLSQPAELQEAMANAAVVGYSLSYPMGVLGVMFAINIMQKWLKINYQQEAAQQAGDLFSSENITRRTIVITNPAMEDKTIRAIFQHFKRQLVFGRMQRSGIDELPNMDTRLQLGDRIVLVGNTKVIDEATLLLGRTDVKELSYDRSSYDVRRLFVSNPKIAGEKIASLNLTEKFSTIITRVQRGDVDLLASGNTVLELGDRVLLVARRSDFDELKKLFGNSYEALNHINLLSFGSGMALGLLLGMVTFTLPGGVSFNLGFAGGPLIVALILGALRRTGPIVWTLPFGANLVLRQLGLILLLASIGIRSGHTFLNTILAGGGGWLFLAGTIIATATAFITLWLGYRWLKIPFGLLTGMVATQPAILEHALHQAGNKLPTLGYTLILPIVLITKILFVQLLFAFLS
- the rpsI gene encoding 30S ribosomal protein S9; its protein translation is MEMINTIGRRKAAVARIYLTQGTGNVTINGKTLTEYFPQSHIQHKVLDPFSTVEIDSKIYDIKVNVDGGGYKGQAEAIRMAIARALVKLNEDFRKALKDQKFLMRDARIVERKKYGKPKARKSFQFSKR
- the rpsB gene encoding 30S ribosomal protein S2 gives rise to the protein MEKPNYKELLASGVHFGHLKKKWNPKMSPYIFAERKGIHLIDLNRTLECLERAGQAARQMARAGKKVLFVATKKQAREIVADAARSVDMPFVTDRWLGGMMTNFATIRRSVRKMQNIERMLADGSLSSITKKERLTLTREHAKLDKVLGGIANLNRTPSAMFIVDIHHEHIAIAEAHKLGVRTIGIVDTNSDPNQVDYPIPGNDDASKSIAIITNYITEMIKLGQQERKSEKAEKEKA